The bacterium genomic sequence CGGCCACGATCATGACCGACACCGACTTCGCCGACCGGACGTACATCGAGCCGATCACCCCGGAGATCGTCGGGATGATCATCGAGCGGGAGCGCCCCGATGCGCTGCTGCCGACCATCGGCGGACAGACGGGGCTGAACATCGCCATTTCCCTGCACGAGATGGGGATTCTGCAGAAGTTCGGCGTGGAACTGATCGGGGCGAGCTTCGAGGCGATCCAGAAGGCGGAGGACCGGAACCTCTTCCGGAAGGCGATGGAGAAGCTCGGGCTGACGGTTCCCCGGTCCGGGTACATCCGCTCCCTCGAGGAGGCCATCCGGGTAATCCCGGACATCGGGTACCCGGCGATCATCCGCCCCTCCTTCACCCTCGGGGGAACGGGCGCGGGGATCGCCTACAACCGCGAGGAGTTCGAGGAGTCGATCCGCTGGGCGCTGGACGCCTCGCCGAAGCGCACCGTTCTCGTCGAACAGTCGGTCATCGGCTGGAAGGAATTCGAGCTCGAGGTGATGCGCGACCTGGCGGACAACGTGGTCATCGTCTGTTCGATCGAGAACCTCGACCCGATGGGGGTGCACACCGGGGATTCGATCACCGTGGCCCCGGCGCAGACGCTGACCGACAAGGAGTACCAGATCATGCGCAACGCGGCCCTGCGCATCATCCGGGAGATCGGGGTCGACACCGGGGGGAGCAACATCCAGTTCGCCGTCCACCCGGAGACCGGCGAGATGGTGATCATCGAGATGAACCCGCGCGTCTCCCGTTCCTCGGCGCTCGCGTCGAAGGCCACCGGGTTCCCCATCGCCAAGATCGCCGCCAAGCTCGCCGTCGGGTACACCCTCGACGAGATCCGCAACGACATCACGCGGGAAACTCCCGCCTCCTTCGAGCCGACCATCGACTACGTGGTGACGAAGATCCCCCGCTTCACGTTCGAGAAGTTCCCGCAGACGGAGGATCTCCTCGGTACGCAGATGAAATCGGTGGGGGAGGTGATGGCGATCGGCCGCACCTTCAAGGAGTCCCTGCAGAAGGCGGTCCGTTCGCTGGAGAACGGCAGGTACGGCTTCGAGGAGATGATCCCGCCGGTCATCCCCCCGAACCCGGCGGCCCGCCGGAAGGCGATCGCCGAAAAACTGCGCAAGCCGAACTCGCTGCGCCTTTATTATGTCGGGGAGGCGTTCCGCGACGGCTGGACGGTCGGGGAAATCCGGGAAGCGACCGGAATCGACCCGTGGTTCCTCGAGAACATTCGGCAGATCATCGCGATGGAGGGCGAGATACGCGCGAAGGCGGAGGGGTTCCGGGACGGGGCGGCGAAGGACCCTGGCGCGTTCGGGACCTTTCTGCGCCGTGTGAAGGGAAACGGTTTCTCCGACCGCAGGCTTTCGAAGCTCCTGGGAATCAGCGAAGACGACTTCCGCGGGATCCGGTACGCCGCGGGGGTTCGGGCGGTCTACAAGCGGGTCGACACGTGCGGAGCGGAGTTCGAGGCGCACACACCGTACCTTTACTCGACGTACGACCGCGAGAACGAAGGGGCACCGACCGACCGGAAGAAGGTGGTGATCCTGGGCGGCGGGCCGAACCGGATCGGCCAGGGAATCGAATTCGACTACTGCTGCGTCCACGGGGTTTTCTCCCTGCGCGAGGAAGGATTCGAGACGATCATGGTGAACTGCAACCCCGAAACCGTCTCCACGGACTACGACTCCTCCGACCGCCTCTACTTCGAGCCCCTGACGAAGGAGGACGTCCTCGCCATCATCGAGGAGGAGAAGCCTGTCGGCGTGATCGTCCAGTTCGGCGGCCAGACGCCCCTGAAGCTTTCCGTCCCCCTCGAAAAGGAGGGGGTAAGGATCCTCGGAACCTCGCCGGAGAGCATCGACAGGGCGGAGGATCGCGAGCGGTTCGCGGAGATGCTGAACCTGCTGGGGCTTTCGCAGCCGCCGAACGGGATCGCCCGATCCACTCCCGATGCGGTCGCGATCGCCGCACGGATCGGCTACCCCGTCCTGCTCCGTCCGTCGTACGTCCTCGGCGGGCGGGCGATGGAGATTGTCCACGACGAGGAAGGCCTCCGCAGATACCTCACGGAGGCCGTCTCCGCTTCCGAGGCGAAACCCGTCCTCGTCGACCGGTTCCTCGAGGACGCGATCGAGATCGACGTGGACGCGATCTCCGACGGGGAAACGGTCGTCGTCGGAGGGATCATGGAACACATCGAGGAGGCGGGCGTCCATTCCGGGGATTCGGCATGCTCCCTTCCCCCGCACTCCATCTCCCGCGAGACGATCGCCGAGATCACCCGGCAGACGAAGGCGCTGGCGCGCGAGCTCTCCGTCGTCGGCCTGATGAACGTCCAGTTCGCCATCCAGCGCGGCAAGATCTTCATCCTCGAGGTCAACCCGCGCGCCTCCCGCACCATTCCGTTCGTCAGCAAGGCGATCGGGGTGCCGTTGGCCAAGCTCGCCGCCAAGGTGATGGCGGGGCGAACGCTGGCGGACCTCGGCTTCACCACGGAGGTCGTGCCGAACCACGTCTGCGTCAAGGAGGCGGTCTTCCCCTTCATCAAGTTCCCCGACGTCGACACGCTGCTCGGCCCGGAGATGAAGTCGACCGGCGAGGTGATGGGGATCGACAGGTCGTTCGGCGCCGCCTTCGCCAAGGCGCAGATCGGGGCCGGGATGATCCTGCCGCGTTCCGGGAAGGTGTTCGTGAGCGTTCGCGACGAGGACAAGGAGGGGGTTTTCGACGCCGCGGAGAGGCTGAAGAGGTGCGGCTTCTCCCTCGTCGCCACACGCGGCACGGCGGCGTTCCTGGCGGCGCGCGGGGTCCCGTGCGGCACGGTGCGGAAGGTGAACGAGGGCCGCCCCCACGTGGCGGACCTCATCCGGAACGGGGAGATCGCGATGGTCATCAACACCCCGCTCGGCGCCCAGTCGAAAGCCGACTCCTACTACATCCGGCGCGCATCGCTGGTCTACAACGTCCCGTACTTCACCACCCTGGCCGCGGCGCGCGCCGTCTCCCTCGGAATATCCACCCTGATCGCGGACGACCTGTCCGTCCGGAGCCTCCAGGAGTATCACGGGACGGCCCGCCCCGCGGGACGTTGACGTCGAAATCCCCCCCGGGGAACGCGGTGGCCGCGCCGAACCCCATCCAGTTCGTCAAGGGGGTCGGGCCCCGGCTGGGGGAAAAGCTCGCCGCCCGGGGGATCCGGACGCCGCACGACGCCCTCTACTTCTTTCCGAGGGATTACGAAGACCGGCGCAAGGTGGTCCCCATCCGCGACCTCAAGGCCGGTGTGCCCGTTCCCGTCCGCGGAAAGATCCTTTCCGTCCAGGGCGGAGGGAAGGGGTTCCGCCGGACCCGCGTCCTCGAGGTCGTGATCGGCGACGG encodes the following:
- the carB gene encoding carbamoyl-phosphate synthase large subunit encodes the protein MPKRGDLKKIMLIGSGPIIIGQACEFDYSGTQACKALREEGYEVVLVNSNPATIMTDTDFADRTYIEPITPEIVGMIIERERPDALLPTIGGQTGLNIAISLHEMGILQKFGVELIGASFEAIQKAEDRNLFRKAMEKLGLTVPRSGYIRSLEEAIRVIPDIGYPAIIRPSFTLGGTGAGIAYNREEFEESIRWALDASPKRTVLVEQSVIGWKEFELEVMRDLADNVVIVCSIENLDPMGVHTGDSITVAPAQTLTDKEYQIMRNAALRIIREIGVDTGGSNIQFAVHPETGEMVIIEMNPRVSRSSALASKATGFPIAKIAAKLAVGYTLDEIRNDITRETPASFEPTIDYVVTKIPRFTFEKFPQTEDLLGTQMKSVGEVMAIGRTFKESLQKAVRSLENGRYGFEEMIPPVIPPNPAARRKAIAEKLRKPNSLRLYYVGEAFRDGWTVGEIREATGIDPWFLENIRQIIAMEGEIRAKAEGFRDGAAKDPGAFGTFLRRVKGNGFSDRRLSKLLGISEDDFRGIRYAAGVRAVYKRVDTCGAEFEAHTPYLYSTYDRENEGAPTDRKKVVILGGGPNRIGQGIEFDYCCVHGVFSLREEGFETIMVNCNPETVSTDYDSSDRLYFEPLTKEDVLAIIEEEKPVGVIVQFGGQTPLKLSVPLEKEGVRILGTSPESIDRAEDRERFAEMLNLLGLSQPPNGIARSTPDAVAIAARIGYPVLLRPSYVLGGRAMEIVHDEEGLRRYLTEAVSASEAKPVLVDRFLEDAIEIDVDAISDGETVVVGGIMEHIEEAGVHSGDSACSLPPHSISRETIAEITRQTKALARELSVVGLMNVQFAIQRGKIFILEVNPRASRTIPFVSKAIGVPLAKLAAKVMAGRTLADLGFTTEVVPNHVCVKEAVFPFIKFPDVDTLLGPEMKSTGEVMGIDRSFGAAFAKAQIGAGMILPRSGKVFVSVRDEDKEGVFDAAERLKRCGFSLVATRGTAAFLAARGVPCGTVRKVNEGRPHVADLIRNGEIAMVINTPLGAQSKADSYYIRRASLVYNVPYFTTLAAARAVSLGISTLIADDLSVRSLQEYHGTARPAGR